DNA from Roseimicrobium sp. ORNL1:
CCCACCGACCTGATAGCCTTCCGTGTCCGAATAGCGCGCCACGTCCAGCCAGTAGCGGCCCCAGCGCTCGCCGTAGTGAGGGGAGTTCAGCAGATCATCGATGAGCTTCGCCGGCGCATTGGGTGACGGATCATTCACAAACGCCTGCAGTTCTTCAAACGAAGGCGGCAGACCGGTGAGTGTCACATAAAGGCGACGACCGAGGACGGCGCGATCCGCAGGCGGGGCAAACTCAAGACCGGCTTTCTCCAACTTCGCGGCGACAAAGGCATCGACGGGATTAGCCGCTTTCAGCTTGGGACTGGCGATGGCAGGCACGGGCGGCTTGGCCACCTTCTGGAAAGCCCAGTGGTCTTCCCACGCCGCATGATGATCGCCTGCAGCCTCCTTCGGCCAAGGCGCACCCATTTTCACCCACTGTACCAGCGCATCGATCTGATTCGCCGCGAGCTGCGGCTTCTTGGAAGGCATGGGCTCCGCGCCCGCCGCGTGACGGATCGCCTTGATGAGCACACTGTTCTCCGGGTCGCCGGGAATGATGACCTTCTTGTAATCCGTGCCGCGCATGACGCCGGCGCGGCTGTTCAGCATGAGGCCGCTCTTGGCCTTGTGCCCCTCGTGGCAGGAGTAGCAATTCTCCGCCAGCACGGGCCGGACATTCTTCTCAAAGAACGTGATCTGCTCTGCCGTGAAGACCGGCTCGGCCTCGGGCTTCGTTGAGGCTGAATACAATGATGCCGTGCAGGCGGCGGAGACGCCGCCCATCAGCATCAACCGGAGGGTCAAGGAGAAGGCCATTTTTGAGGTCGTCCGCGGCAGGGTTTTCAATCAACACCACGGAAGCAGTAAACGTGCTGGGATAGGGCGATTTTTCAACGGTGACTCACCGAGTTGGGGCCAATTTACCCAGTAATTTGTGCAGGGTGACCAGGCTCGGAAAGCTTGCGTTTTTTCTTCGATAGCGAAATATACGAGATCATGAATGCACCTCATCTCAGCATACGAGTGTCGGCCATGACACGACTCGTGGTGTGTTTGCTAGTTAGCGCGGGCATCTGGGTTGGAGAAGCCACCGCCGCAGGCAATGCGAGCGACGCCAGAGAGCTCACCAAGGCTCTCGAAGGCACCAAATGGTTGTGGCACGGCAAGGAGGACCGCGTCCTGGAACTCCGCAAGGGTGGGAAATTCGACCTCGATGACTGGGCTCAGCAGGGCATCTCTGCCGAGTGGAAGGTCACAGGACCCAAGGAAGTGACGGTGACTGTCGTGAGCCAGAAGTTCAGAGACCTCACCGCCACCCTGGTTTTTGATGACGGCCTGAATTCCTTCACCGGTCACGATCTGGACAAGAAACGTGTCATCACTCCCAGCCCGCGCCTCGGTAAGAATGGTCAGGGCGGCCTGGCGCAGGCCGAGCTGACCAAGCTCCTCGGCGGCACCCAGTGGCACTGGCATGGCAAACCGGACCGGGTGCTGGAACTTCGCAAGGACGGAACGTTTCAGCTCGACGACTGGGCCCAGCAAGGCATTACCGCCACCTGGCGGGTCACCGGGCAGCGGGAGGTCACTGTGACCGTCACCAGCCAGAAGTTCAAGAACCTGACTGCCACCTTGATCTTCACCGAGGATTTCAGTGCCTTCACGGGAACGGATCTCGACAAGAATCGCATCATTGCCGTGAGCCCGCGGGTGGATGCCGGAGCTATCCTCGCACTGAATCTCGGCGGAACCCGGTGGCTCTGGCATGGCAAACAAGACCGCGTCCTGCATTTGCGCAGTGACGGCAGGTTCGAGTTGGATGATTGGGCACAGCAGGGCATCACGGCCATCTGGCAGGGCACGGGTCCGCGCGAGGTCACCGTGACCGTCACCAGCCAGAAGTTCCGAGACCTCACGGCAACGCTCATCTTCGATGACGCGCTGACATCCTTTACTGGCACGGACCTCGACAAGAACCGGCAGATCGTGAGAAGCCCGCGTGTCGGGAATTGAGACGGCTCTCAACACAACGGTCCGCTGGCATCACCCGGCACCGGGGTGCCGCGGTATTTCCGAGGCATCTTCAAGACACCGGAACCTCCACCTGATGAGCGGGTTATCAGACGATAGATCCGATTTTTTCCAGATCGCGTGGACCGGTTTGGATTTCTGACGGATATTGGCGGGTCAGAGTTTCATCCATGACATCTGTCATCGAGTACTATTCCGATTCCATCATTACAAAATCACGCGGGTTCCTGGAGTACGCGACCTTGGGCAACTGGGGTCAAGTCTGCACTCTCGACCTGACTCGAAGAACACTTGAGGTAAGGACGCGCAGGCTTCTGGATTCCAACACCCGAGTCCACAGCCTCAATGAATTCGATGCCGTGGACTACAGCTACGAGTGCTTGCAGTCCGTGACCAGGGAAAGCGTGGAGTACGATTCCGACGAGTTCCGCGTGGGTCTGCGCTTTCGCTCCACGGGCAAGGTGCTTCCACTCGCGGTCTTCCACGGAAGCACCTCCACCCCGGTGGTGAATGGGTTGTTTGACGCGTTTATAACCTCCATTCTTCCCGCCTCATGGATGGAAGGGACCGGAGGCACCCAGGACGTCGAATCCCGCGCCCTGGCAAACATGCTGTGCCACAAGCTATCTCTGGAGCTGGCGTTGTAGATCCCTGCCGGCTCTCAGAAAGGACGCGTGCTCGTGGGAAAGCCGGAGTGAGCGTTGTCGAAAGACGATCGCCCTGCAGCAGACAGAGTTCAGACACCAATTCTCAGAGAGCATACAGTCAACATGCCCGCACCCTACGAGATCCGTGCCACCTATGACCGCGATACGATCGTCGTGTACCAGGCCTATTCCTCAGCCATTGCCGACCCGGCAGTGAAAGCACAGGCATTCGTGCCCCCATTTTCGATGGGACGAATGACCTGGATAAAGCCCTCCTTCCTCTGGCTCATGCACCGGAGCAACTGGGGAACCAAAAGCGGGCAGGAGCGGACCCTTGCCGTGACCATCTCACGAGCTGGATGGGAAACCGCTCTAAGCAAAGCGGTGCTCACCGTGTACGAGCCCTCCGTCTTCAAGTCCAAGGCTGACTGGGATGAGCAATTCCAAAATGCTGAAGTTCACGTGCAGTGGGATCCGGAGCGCAACCTTCGCGGAGCTTCCCTCGATCACTACAGCATCCAGGTCGGCGTCAGCCGCTTCGTCATTCGGGAGTTCGTCGATAACTGGATTCAAAAAATCGAGGACTTCACTCCCCGTGTCGCAAAGATTCACACACTGCTGCGTAGCGGAAAGGCAGATGAAGCAAAGCGTCATCTGCCTGTCGAGCGAGTCTACACACCGCCAGCAGCCATCGGGAAACGGCTGTTGATCAATCCGTGATCAACAGCGCCC
Protein-coding regions in this window:
- a CDS encoding DUF4291 domain-containing protein, translating into MPAPYEIRATYDRDTIVVYQAYSSAIADPAVKAQAFVPPFSMGRMTWIKPSFLWLMHRSNWGTKSGQERTLAVTISRAGWETALSKAVLTVYEPSVFKSKADWDEQFQNAEVHVQWDPERNLRGASLDHYSIQVGVSRFVIREFVDNWIQKIEDFTPRVAKIHTLLRSGKADEAKRHLPVERVYTPPAAIGKRLLINP